One genomic segment of Belonocnema kinseyi isolate 2016_QV_RU_SX_M_011 chromosome 2, B_treatae_v1, whole genome shotgun sequence includes these proteins:
- the LOC117168033 gene encoding protein BCCIP homolog isoform X1 produces MAGPVKKREVQQKCAKTSDDESDNASSGSEDNENQVAEEQGMEIQVDFEGRNPQDPDFHGIKTLLQQLFLKAHVDLSNLTDLIIGQNYVGSVVKQSQEDEGSEDEDDDANDVFGITTVINISNRQVQNIPCIQDLRDLLKQMANDHATDATNTMIKNVLENDAAPLGLLINERFVNIPAQISVPLLENLISEMKRATSKKMPFDFSYLILICKLYKPSEQEGTNKKKNKRKNMNEEPEVYWSNPEEEIFAEEATFSFEFSVELDTDSGLSGTWAETDKEMIPYRRVLLFEASKLPTILDKIKNEIK; encoded by the exons ATGGCAGGTCCGGTTAAAAAACGTGAAGTGCAGCAAAAATGTGCGAAAACTAGTGATGACGAGAGCGATAATGCTTCATCTGGAAGTGAAGATAATGAGAATCAAGTGGCTGAAGAACAG GGAATGGAAATTCAAGTAGACTTTGAAGGACGAAATCCTCAGGATCCAGATTTTCATGGGATCAAGACCCTTTTACAGCAACTTTTCCTCAAGGCACACGTAGATTTAAGCAACCTCACAGATTTGATAATTGGGCAAAATTATGTTGGGTCGGTTGTGAAACAATCGCAGGAAGACGAAGGTTCTGAGGATGAAGATGACGATGCTAACGACGTGTTTGGAATTACAACTGTGATCAACATTTCGAATAGACAGGTACAG aacataCCATGCATTCAAGATTTGCGAGACTTGCTGAAACAGATGGCCAATGACCACGCAACCGATGCGACCAATACAATGATAAAGAACGTTCTTGAAAATGACGCTGCACCTCTTGGTTTGCTGATAAATGAACGTTTCGTCAACATTCCCGCTCAAATTTCAGTACCGCTGCTTGAAAACTTGATTTCGGAAATGAAGCGAGCCACAAGTAAAAAAATGCCGTTCGATTTCTCGTACCTTATCCTGATTTGCAAATTGTACAAACCGTCGGAGCAAGAAGGGACAAACAAGAAGAAAAACAAGCGAAAGAATATGAACGAGGAACCGGAAGTTTACTGGAGCAATCCTGAGGAAGAGATTTTCGCTGAGGAGGCGACATTTAGTTTCGAATTTTCCGTGGAATTGGACACAGACAGTGGACTTTCTGGAACCTGGGCTGAAACGGACAAAGAAATGATTCCCTATAGAAGAGTTCTTTTGTTTGAGGCTTCGAAACTTCCAACAATCTTGGataaaataaagaatgaaattaagtaa
- the LOC117168033 gene encoding protein BCCIP homolog isoform X2 has protein sequence MAGPVKKREVQQKCAKTSDDESDNASSGSEDNENQVAEEQGMEIQVDFEGRNPQDPDFHGIKTLLQQLFLKAHVDLSNLTDLIIGQNYVGSVVKQSQEDEGSEDEDDDANDVFGITTVINISNRQNIPCIQDLRDLLKQMANDHATDATNTMIKNVLENDAAPLGLLINERFVNIPAQISVPLLENLISEMKRATSKKMPFDFSYLILICKLYKPSEQEGTNKKKNKRKNMNEEPEVYWSNPEEEIFAEEATFSFEFSVELDTDSGLSGTWAETDKEMIPYRRVLLFEASKLPTILDKIKNEIK, from the exons ATGGCAGGTCCGGTTAAAAAACGTGAAGTGCAGCAAAAATGTGCGAAAACTAGTGATGACGAGAGCGATAATGCTTCATCTGGAAGTGAAGATAATGAGAATCAAGTGGCTGAAGAACAG GGAATGGAAATTCAAGTAGACTTTGAAGGACGAAATCCTCAGGATCCAGATTTTCATGGGATCAAGACCCTTTTACAGCAACTTTTCCTCAAGGCACACGTAGATTTAAGCAACCTCACAGATTTGATAATTGGGCAAAATTATGTTGGGTCGGTTGTGAAACAATCGCAGGAAGACGAAGGTTCTGAGGATGAAGATGACGATGCTAACGACGTGTTTGGAATTACAACTGTGATCAACATTTCGAATAGACAG aacataCCATGCATTCAAGATTTGCGAGACTTGCTGAAACAGATGGCCAATGACCACGCAACCGATGCGACCAATACAATGATAAAGAACGTTCTTGAAAATGACGCTGCACCTCTTGGTTTGCTGATAAATGAACGTTTCGTCAACATTCCCGCTCAAATTTCAGTACCGCTGCTTGAAAACTTGATTTCGGAAATGAAGCGAGCCACAAGTAAAAAAATGCCGTTCGATTTCTCGTACCTTATCCTGATTTGCAAATTGTACAAACCGTCGGAGCAAGAAGGGACAAACAAGAAGAAAAACAAGCGAAAGAATATGAACGAGGAACCGGAAGTTTACTGGAGCAATCCTGAGGAAGAGATTTTCGCTGAGGAGGCGACATTTAGTTTCGAATTTTCCGTGGAATTGGACACAGACAGTGGACTTTCTGGAACCTGGGCTGAAACGGACAAAGAAATGATTCCCTATAGAAGAGTTCTTTTGTTTGAGGCTTCGAAACTTCCAACAATCTTGGataaaataaagaatgaaattaagtaa